A part of Prolixibacteraceae bacterium genomic DNA contains:
- the pgl gene encoding 6-phosphogluconolactonase: MKEPKYITYKTSQDIAEALIHWLDNWLKERDNQETHIAISGGSTPKLLFSLLPHMEDIKLLENVHFWWVDERCVASTDNDSNYKYFKELFLDKVDLNRDHIHHVIGEANPDDEAQRYGNLIEETLPTVETWPIFDLVLLGMGDDGHTASIFPYQMEFMTSHEICEVATHPVSGQKRITLTGSVINRSKQVIFLVTGKNKKKIFNQIKNKDSASQNYPASHITSQNEVLWFIDKEVE; the protein is encoded by the coding sequence ATGAAAGAGCCAAAGTATATCACCTATAAAACGAGCCAAGACATTGCAGAAGCATTGATTCATTGGTTAGATAATTGGTTAAAAGAACGTGACAACCAAGAGACACACATTGCAATATCTGGAGGAAGTACACCGAAACTTCTCTTTTCATTGCTACCACACATGGAAGATATCAAACTACTTGAGAATGTTCATTTTTGGTGGGTAGATGAGAGATGTGTGGCATCTACTGACAACGACAGCAACTACAAGTATTTTAAGGAGCTGTTTTTGGATAAGGTAGATCTAAACCGAGATCACATCCATCATGTAATAGGCGAAGCGAATCCTGATGACGAGGCACAAAGGTATGGTAACCTCATTGAAGAGACATTACCTACAGTAGAGACCTGGCCAATCTTTGATCTTGTGCTTTTAGGCATGGGAGATGATGGACATACCGCAAGTATTTTCCCTTATCAGATGGAATTTATGACCTCACATGAAATCTGCGAGGTCGCAACCCACCCTGTAAGTGGACAAAAAAGGATCACATTGACAGGCTCAGTAATAAATAGATCTAAACAGGTTATCTTTCTTGTGACTGGAAAAAACAAGAAAAAGATATTCAATCAGATAAAAAATAAAGATTCTGCATCACAGAATTACCCTGCCTCACATATCACAAGTCAAAATGAGGTATTATGGTTTATTGATAAAGAGGTTGAATAA
- the ltrA gene encoding group II intron reverse transcriptase/maturase, with the protein MQKISEDSYLSEGRAELENNSRAHTFKGITEGIMETTITTDNLLERVLESGNLNKAYLQVYRNKGSHGVDEMQVESLKDYLRLHREVLIAELREGKYLPNPVRRVEIPKEPGKTRPLGIPTVVDRVIQQAISQVLSPIYEEQFSNYSFGFRPNKGAHTAIIACREMITSGYHYAIDMDMEKFFDTVNHSKLIEILSRTIKDGRLVSLIHKYLRAGVVVEEQFQETETGVPQGGPLSPLLSNIMLNELDHELTRRGHEFVRYADDIVILCQSKRGATRTMNSTIRFIEDTLFLKVNRDKTEVVRYNQIKFLGYSFYKTKGVVRFRLSKKTQRKVKRSLEGIVARKNSIGYDEIKSKLKSYIQGWVTYYRLADMKSFLKQVDEWLRRRIRMVIWKCWKRVRTKMKNLMKLGVSKNKAYEYANTRKKYWRISKSPILQTTITNKNLEKAGYITLSDYYQRVKS; encoded by the coding sequence ATGCAGAAAATATCGGAAGATAGCTACTTAAGTGAAGGTAGAGCGGAACTCGAGAATAACTCAAGAGCGCACACTTTCAAAGGGATAACTGAAGGCATTATGGAAACGACCATTACAACAGATAATTTATTAGAACGAGTCCTAGAATCAGGTAACCTAAATAAGGCTTATTTACAGGTTTATCGTAATAAAGGGAGTCATGGAGTTGATGAGATGCAAGTGGAATCCTTAAAAGATTATCTCAGACTTCATCGAGAAGTTTTAATAGCAGAACTACGAGAAGGGAAATACCTTCCCAATCCTGTACGACGAGTCGAAATACCCAAAGAACCAGGTAAAACACGCCCTTTAGGTATTCCTACTGTCGTTGATCGTGTCATTCAACAAGCCATTTCACAAGTTCTTAGTCCTATTTATGAGGAACAGTTTTCCAATTATAGCTTTGGATTCCGTCCGAATAAAGGAGCACATACAGCCATTATAGCCTGTAGAGAAATGATCACATCAGGTTATCATTATGCTATCGATATGGATATGGAGAAATTTTTCGATACCGTCAATCATAGCAAATTGATAGAGATCTTATCACGAACGATAAAAGATGGACGATTAGTTTCCTTAATCCATAAATATCTAAGAGCCGGAGTTGTTGTTGAAGAGCAGTTTCAAGAAACAGAAACAGGAGTTCCTCAAGGAGGACCATTAAGTCCATTGCTAAGCAACATTATGCTGAATGAATTAGACCATGAACTCACAAGACGAGGTCATGAGTTTGTTCGTTATGCAGATGATATTGTCATCTTATGTCAAAGCAAGCGAGGAGCTACACGCACGATGAATTCTACAATTCGTTTTATAGAAGATACTCTATTCTTAAAAGTGAATCGAGATAAAACAGAAGTGGTGCGCTACAATCAGATTAAGTTTCTTGGTTACAGTTTTTACAAAACAAAAGGTGTCGTTCGTTTTCGATTGTCGAAAAAGACACAACGGAAAGTGAAGCGCTCTTTGGAAGGAATTGTAGCACGGAAGAATAGTATTGGTTACGATGAAATCAAATCCAAGCTTAAAAGCTATATTCAAGGATGGGTAACCTATTATCGATTGGCAGATATGAAATCATTTCTGAAACAAGTAGATGAATGGCTAAGACGACGTATCCGTATGGTAATATGGAAATGTTGGAAAAGAGTAAGAACGAAGATGAAGAATTTAATGAAACTCGGAGTTTCGAAGAACAAAGCGTATGAATATGCTAATACGAGGAAAAAGTATTGGCGCATTTCAAAGAGTCCAATTCTACAAACGACTATAACGAATAAGAATTTGGAGAAGGCAGGCTATATTACGCTAAGTGATTATTATCAGAGAGTAAAGTCGTGA
- the ssb gene encoding single-stranded DNA-binding protein: MSVNKVILVGRVGKDPEVHYFDKDNCVARFPVATNESHTTPAGEKVVQTEWHRISCWGAQALLADKHIKKGMQLYIEGKLRSRNIEKQGENPVRITEIIVQQIQFLEKKREE; encoded by the coding sequence ATGTCAGTGAATAAAGTTATATTAGTTGGACGTGTTGGAAAGGACCCGGAAGTACACTATTTCGATAAAGATAATTGTGTCGCAAGGTTCCCTGTTGCTACCAACGAATCACACACAACTCCTGCTGGAGAGAAAGTGGTTCAAACCGAGTGGCATCGTATTTCTTGCTGGGGCGCACAAGCTCTATTAGCAGACAAACACATAAAAAAAGGGATGCAATTATATATAGAGGGCAAATTACGAAGCCGAAATATTGAAAAACAGGGAGAAAATCCGGTACGAATAACTGAAATAATAGTACAACAGATACAGTTCCTTGAGAAAAAGAGAGAGGAATAG
- the mutY gene encoding A/G-specific adenine glycosylase encodes MEKIANLLILWFKEEKRVLPWRKNRSPYRVWVSEIILQQTKVAQGKAYFERFMELFPNIKSLASAEQKEVLKAWEGLGYYSRARNLHEAANQVMVRHDCIFPKTHKEILALKGIGSYTAGAILSFSWDMPYPAIDGNTIRVISRLFGINSYSHLTSTHKQIAELIIELYIYGRPKIINEAIIELGALVCSPKNPNCSACPINSYCIAKKENTINALPRVKKKSQPSERVLHFILLHGPKDTIYIEERKKDDIWKGLYTPLLIEGAEKFASSKEILRFTEKKNINIESLEQFDTIIHKLTHQTLHIIIWNAYTLDQSSHFIAKSDLLNFPTPKPFMSFFKKYSE; translated from the coding sequence ATGGAGAAAATTGCTAACTTATTGATTTTATGGTTTAAAGAAGAAAAAAGAGTACTTCCATGGCGAAAAAACAGGTCTCCTTATCGAGTTTGGGTATCAGAAATCATACTTCAACAGACAAAAGTAGCTCAAGGAAAAGCCTATTTTGAACGATTTATGGAACTATTTCCTAACATAAAATCACTTGCTTCGGCAGAACAGAAAGAGGTTCTTAAAGCTTGGGAAGGCCTCGGATATTACTCGAGAGCCAGAAATCTTCATGAAGCAGCCAATCAGGTCATGGTACGTCACGATTGTATTTTTCCAAAAACACACAAAGAGATCCTTGCACTAAAAGGTATTGGAAGTTACACAGCTGGAGCCATACTATCATTCTCATGGGATATGCCATACCCTGCCATTGATGGGAATACGATTAGAGTTATCTCAAGATTGTTTGGCATCAACTCCTATTCTCACCTAACATCAACACACAAACAGATAGCAGAATTAATTATTGAACTATATATATATGGTAGACCTAAGATAATAAATGAAGCAATCATTGAACTAGGAGCACTCGTATGCTCGCCCAAAAATCCAAACTGTAGTGCTTGTCCAATTAATAGTTACTGTATCGCAAAAAAAGAAAACACCATTAATGCTCTTCCACGAGTAAAAAAGAAATCACAGCCGAGTGAAAGAGTTCTACATTTTATTCTACTACATGGCCCCAAAGACACCATATATATAGAGGAGCGAAAAAAAGATGATATATGGAAAGGGCTTTACACTCCACTATTAATTGAAGGGGCTGAGAAATTTGCTTCATCGAAAGAGATCCTAAGATTCACCGAAAAGAAAAATATAAATATTGAGTCATTAGAACAGTTCGACACCATCATTCACAAACTAACCCACCAAACATTACATATTATTATTTGGAATGCATACACATTAGATCAGTCATCACATTTCATTGCAAAAAGTGATTTATTAAATTTTCCAACACCAAAACCTTTCATGTCATTTTTCAAAAAATATAGCGAGTAA
- the zwf gene encoding glucose-6-phosphate dehydrogenase gives MSNPVSQALVIFGASGDLTKRKLLPSIYQLFIQNSLPKKFLLLGASRTAFSDLEFREKMMEFLPQDNPKKLEEFLEFLHYEPIQTDNEKDYYKLKERLESLCKEKEVENNYIFYLSTPPSLYSIIPKHLATVGLNREESHFRRLIVEKPFGTDLESAIYLNKELIKYFEEQQIYRIDHYLGKETVQNLLVLRFANAIFEPIWNRNFIDRVEITSAESLGVENRGGYYEKSGALRDMIQNHLLQLVGLVAMEPPVEVEADTIRNEVLKVFKAFKPFSSDEDIAKNVIRGQYTASNIKGKPTKGYRDEVGVAPDSRTETFAALKFYINNWRWSNVPFYIRTGKRLPTRVTEVVIHFKNSPHHLFSGGKELPQIHNQLIIRIQPDEGILMKFGMKEPGAGFVTQPVNMDFHYNTLTDKQLPSAYQRLLLDCMIGDATLYSRGDTVLEAWKFVKPIQDYWMKEEAPIYGYPAGTWGPYEADELIEGEEQTWRYPCKNLSNDGLYCEL, from the coding sequence ATGAGTAATCCAGTTTCACAAGCACTAGTCATCTTTGGCGCTTCAGGAGATCTTACAAAAAGAAAACTTCTACCCTCGATATATCAACTTTTCATACAAAACAGCTTACCCAAAAAGTTTCTTCTTTTAGGTGCGAGTAGAACTGCCTTCTCAGACCTTGAATTTAGAGAGAAGATGATGGAATTTCTTCCTCAAGACAATCCCAAAAAACTTGAGGAGTTTCTTGAATTCCTTCATTACGAACCAATTCAAACAGACAATGAGAAGGACTACTACAAGCTTAAAGAACGATTAGAGTCCTTGTGTAAAGAGAAAGAAGTTGAAAACAACTATATATTCTATCTATCAACACCTCCATCTCTATATTCTATCATTCCCAAACATCTTGCCACTGTAGGACTAAATAGGGAAGAGAGTCATTTCCGTAGACTTATTGTAGAGAAACCTTTTGGAACAGATCTTGAGAGTGCAATCTACCTCAACAAAGAGCTAATAAAATATTTCGAAGAACAACAGATCTATAGAATAGACCACTATCTTGGGAAAGAAACTGTGCAGAACCTTCTAGTACTTAGGTTTGCCAATGCCATTTTTGAACCGATATGGAATAGAAATTTCATTGACCGAGTAGAGATCACCTCTGCTGAAAGTCTAGGGGTAGAGAACAGAGGTGGATATTACGAGAAATCAGGTGCGCTTAGAGATATGATTCAAAATCATCTTCTTCAGTTAGTTGGTTTAGTCGCTATGGAACCGCCTGTTGAAGTAGAAGCAGATACTATTAGAAATGAAGTTTTAAAAGTATTCAAAGCATTTAAACCTTTTAGCTCTGATGAAGATATTGCTAAAAATGTAATCCGAGGACAGTATACAGCTTCTAACATCAAAGGGAAACCGACCAAAGGTTACCGAGATGAAGTAGGTGTTGCCCCAGACTCTCGAACAGAAACTTTTGCAGCACTGAAATTCTACATCAATAACTGGAGATGGAGCAATGTACCCTTTTATATCCGTACAGGAAAGAGGCTACCAACCAGAGTAACGGAAGTGGTTATCCACTTTAAAAACTCTCCTCATCATCTATTTTCAGGAGGAAAAGAGTTACCACAAATTCACAACCAACTTATCATCCGAATACAACCCGATGAAGGTATTCTAATGAAATTTGGAATGAAAGAGCCAGGTGCTGGATTTGTTACCCAACCAGTAAACATGGACTTTCACTACAACACATTAACAGATAAACAGCTTCCTTCAGCATATCAGCGTCTACTTCTAGACTGTATGATTGGAGATGCAACACTCTATTCAAGAGGAGACACAGTTTTAGAAGCATGGAAATTTGTAAAACCGATCCAAGACTATTGGATGAAAGAAGAAGCTCCGATATATGGATATCCTGCAGGAACATGGGGTCCATATGAAGCGGACGAACTGATTGAAGGAGAGGAACAAACATGGCGCTATCCTTGTAAGAATCTAAGTAATGATGGTTTATATTGTGAACTTTAA
- a CDS encoding integration host factor subunit beta has protein sequence MTKADIVNEVSKNTGIERVTVQKAVEAFMDTVSDSLVEGKNVYLRGFGSFIVKKRAEKTARNISKNTTIIIPEHFIPAFKPAKSFVSKVKDNVK, from the coding sequence ATGACAAAGGCAGATATTGTAAACGAAGTTTCGAAGAATACTGGTATCGAGAGAGTTACAGTTCAGAAGGCAGTTGAGGCTTTCATGGATACTGTTTCAGATTCTTTAGTAGAGGGAAAAAATGTGTATCTTCGTGGATTCGGGAGTTTTATCGTAAAAAAACGCGCTGAGAAAACCGCTCGTAACATTTCAAAGAATACAACTATTATCATTCCAGAGCACTTTATCCCAGCCTTTAAGCCAGCAAAGTCATTTGTGAGCAAGGTTAAAGATAACGTTAAGTAA
- the gldE gene encoding gliding motility-associated protein GldE, translating into MEADAIPSQIWEDINKIQFYGANIEDFIGIFFLLILLILSGLISGSEASFFALSPNDIKRLNQKGNKKGAATINLLKKPEQLLGSILIANNFINIGIVLLSAKITTSLIDFTNAQTIGFIFQTIIITFIILLFGEIIPKVYASKQSYSFSLRMTPTFSILNKLFRPINILLIKSSSLVNKKVSHHKNNMSISDLSHALSLTEEHEIKQDKDILEGIVKFGKKSVVEIMCSRLDTVALDWNESFNTVIETINDSGFSRIPIYEDTFDNIKGVLYIKDLLSHLHKGNTFRWQTLIRPPFYIPENKKIDDLLEEFQKSKIHMAFVIDEYGGVSGIVTLEDVLEEIVGEISDEFDEDEKNFTKIDNQTYLFDAKTLLVDFLRDLHIEEDFLDDVKGDADTIAGLLLEIKGDFPLIKEKIVIGNIDFIVEKMDARRIIEIRVINKQN; encoded by the coding sequence TTGGAAGCAGACGCAATTCCCTCCCAAATATGGGAGGACATAAATAAGATACAGTTCTATGGAGCAAACATAGAAGATTTCATTGGTATCTTTTTTCTACTAATATTACTTATTCTATCTGGTCTAATTTCTGGATCTGAAGCATCATTTTTTGCATTATCTCCAAATGATATTAAACGTCTCAACCAAAAAGGCAACAAAAAAGGAGCTGCAACCATTAATCTATTAAAAAAACCAGAGCAGTTACTAGGCTCCATACTGATTGCAAACAATTTTATTAACATCGGTATAGTTCTTCTATCTGCAAAAATCACCACTAGTTTAATAGACTTTACCAATGCACAAACGATTGGGTTTATTTTTCAGACCATCATCATCACTTTCATTATTTTATTATTTGGTGAGATCATTCCCAAGGTATATGCAAGTAAACAGTCTTACAGTTTTTCGTTAAGGATGACCCCAACATTTTCCATTCTTAACAAACTTTTTAGGCCCATCAACATACTACTCATAAAATCATCAAGTCTTGTCAATAAGAAAGTCTCACATCACAAAAACAACATGTCGATATCCGATCTTTCTCATGCACTCTCACTTACAGAGGAGCATGAAATAAAACAGGACAAAGACATATTAGAAGGGATTGTTAAATTTGGGAAGAAGTCAGTAGTTGAGATTATGTGCTCTAGACTTGACACGGTAGCATTAGATTGGAATGAGTCATTTAATACCGTTATTGAGACTATTAACGATTCAGGGTTTTCTCGCATTCCGATATATGAAGACACATTCGATAATATTAAAGGAGTGCTTTATATTAAGGATCTTCTTTCACATCTTCATAAAGGAAATACATTTAGATGGCAAACATTAATTAGACCTCCGTTTTACATTCCTGAGAATAAGAAGATCGATGATCTTCTAGAGGAGTTTCAGAAATCAAAGATTCACATGGCTTTTGTTATTGATGAATATGGTGGTGTATCAGGAATTGTAACATTAGAAGATGTTCTTGAAGAGATCGTAGGGGAAATATCTGATGAGTTCGATGAAGACGAAAAGAATTTCACTAAGATCGACAATCAAACATACCTCTTTGATGCTAAAACACTATTAGTAGACTTTTTACGAGATCTTCATATTGAAGAGGATTTTCTTGATGATGTAAAAGGAGATGCAGATACCATTGCTGGATTACTACTAGAAATAAAAGGGGACTTTCCACTAATAAAGGAAAAAATTGTCATCGGGAATATCGACTTTATTGTAGAGAAGATGGATGCCCGACGCATCATTGAAATACGAGTGATCAACAAACAGAATTAA
- the gldD gene encoding gliding motility lipoprotein GldD translates to MKYILALFIAITIISCKDNVTPKPKGYFRITFPIKNYTEINSIEPFHFELPQYATIVKENAKKEDQFYNVHFKDNEANIYLSYFKVKNNLPSLIEEAHKWAFKHSIRADAIEQRQYANDQNNTYGLVYTIEGNAASPVQFYLTDSTHNFLRGALYFNNVPNQDSLQPVINFISEDIIKLIETTHWNE, encoded by the coding sequence ATGAAATATATATTGGCTCTCTTTATTGCAATAACCATTATTAGTTGCAAGGATAATGTAACCCCAAAACCTAAAGGTTATTTCAGAATAACATTTCCAATAAAAAACTATACAGAGATTAACTCCATAGAACCGTTTCATTTCGAATTACCACAATATGCCACCATTGTAAAAGAGAATGCAAAAAAAGAGGATCAATTCTACAACGTACATTTTAAAGACAATGAAGCAAACATCTATCTCAGCTATTTCAAAGTAAAAAACAACCTCCCCTCACTTATAGAGGAGGCACATAAATGGGCATTCAAACACTCTATTCGTGCGGATGCCATCGAGCAGAGGCAATACGCAAATGACCAGAATAACACTTATGGCTTGGTATATACAATTGAAGGGAATGCAGCCTCTCCTGTTCAATTTTACCTTACAGACTCCACACACAATTTCTTAAGAGGTGCACTGTATTTTAACAATGTACCGAACCAAGATAGCCTACAGCCAGTAATTAATTTCATTAGTGAAGATATTATCAAATTGATCGAAACAACCCACTGGAATGAGTAA
- a CDS encoding Rne/Rng family ribonuclease has protein sequence MSNELVIEVNPSEVEIAYLEDKRLVELNRETSDAKFAVGDIYLGKVKKIMPGLNAAFVDVGYEKDAFLHYLDLGPQFQTLNKFLLQSTSKGKKPVSMNKIQSEPDIFKEGKITDVLSSGQLILVQISKEPISTKGPRLTSEISIAGRNLVLMPFSDKVSISQKLKSNDEKSRLRKLIQSIRPKKYGVIVRTAAEGTKVAELDKELRSLVAKWEAVPSKLKQSKVPSLVAGELDRTIAMIRDVYNPEFTNIYVNDKQSASEVKDYVASIAPEKQKIVKHYNGDAPIFEHFGIEKQIKALFGKTVSFKSGAYLIIEHTEAFHVIDVNSGNRSKAGSDQETNALEVNLAAAVEIARQLRLRDMGGIIVVDFIDMHSNENRMKVLEKMREEMSKDRTKHNILPLSKFCLMQITRQRVRPEMHIETAEKCPTCRGTGEVASTLLFVDEIYNNLRYIYQELFRKNVQIHLHPYVAAYLNCGLISRKYKWMWKLKRCFKVVSKSSMGFLDCKFYDNDGEIIL, from the coding sequence GTGAGTAATGAACTGGTAATTGAAGTAAATCCATCTGAAGTGGAGATTGCTTATTTGGAAGATAAGCGCCTAGTCGAACTGAATAGAGAAACCAGTGACGCGAAATTTGCTGTCGGTGACATTTATCTTGGCAAAGTCAAGAAGATTATGCCAGGATTGAACGCTGCGTTTGTTGATGTCGGTTACGAAAAAGATGCTTTCCTACATTACCTTGATCTTGGACCACAATTCCAAACATTAAATAAATTTCTTTTACAGTCGACATCAAAAGGTAAGAAGCCTGTGTCGATGAATAAGATACAGTCGGAGCCTGATATTTTTAAAGAAGGAAAGATAACTGATGTACTTAGTTCTGGACAGTTGATCTTGGTTCAAATATCCAAAGAGCCAATATCAACCAAAGGACCACGTTTGACTTCAGAGATATCTATTGCTGGTAGAAACCTAGTGTTGATGCCTTTTAGTGATAAGGTCTCTATTTCGCAAAAGCTTAAGTCAAATGATGAGAAAAGTCGTCTGAGAAAGCTAATTCAAAGCATTCGTCCTAAAAAATATGGTGTTATTGTACGTACAGCTGCTGAAGGTACTAAAGTAGCTGAATTAGATAAAGAGCTTCGTTCTTTGGTTGCAAAGTGGGAAGCAGTTCCTTCAAAACTTAAACAGTCTAAAGTTCCTTCTTTAGTGGCTGGTGAGTTAGATCGTACGATAGCCATGATCCGTGATGTATATAATCCTGAATTTACAAATATCTATGTAAATGATAAACAGTCTGCTTCTGAGGTGAAGGACTACGTGGCTAGTATCGCCCCAGAGAAGCAAAAGATTGTAAAACATTACAATGGTGATGCTCCCATTTTTGAGCATTTTGGAATTGAAAAACAGATTAAGGCACTTTTTGGGAAAACCGTATCGTTTAAAAGTGGAGCTTATCTTATTATTGAGCATACAGAGGCATTCCATGTTATCGATGTTAACAGTGGAAATCGATCTAAAGCAGGAAGTGATCAAGAGACCAACGCATTGGAGGTCAATCTTGCTGCTGCTGTAGAAATAGCTCGCCAATTACGTCTTCGTGATATGGGGGGAATAATTGTGGTCGATTTCATCGACATGCATAGTAATGAGAACCGAATGAAGGTTCTGGAAAAAATGCGTGAAGAGATGAGTAAGGATCGAACAAAACACAATATTTTACCTTTGAGTAAGTTCTGTTTGATGCAGATAACTCGACAACGAGTTCGTCCTGAAATGCATATTGAGACCGCTGAAAAATGTCCAACATGTCGTGGTACTGGCGAGGTTGCATCGACTTTATTGTTCGTTGATGAGATATATAACAACTTGAGATATATTTATCAAGAACTTTTCCGTAAAAATGTTCAGATTCATCTTCATCCATATGTTGCTGCTTATTTAAATTGTGGATTAATATCTAGAAAATATAAGTGGATGTGGAAACTGAAAAGATGTTTCAAAGTCGTATCAAAAAGCTCTATGGGCTTTCTTGATTGTAAGTTTTATGACAATGATGGAGAGATTATTCTCTGA
- the corA gene encoding magnesium/cobalt transporter CorA, translating to MINYIYSDENGYHFSSSSNSLQDLDGKEVLCVDLESPSFEEKSIVEEYFDITFLSWHKAEEIESSSRYSESGEVVRANSNFMRVIDGKFGYTPVSFILKDKILFAYHSEKTNGFYQVYERLVGQPSMDATGWYVFLTLLDVRIDFDADLIEFVGREINAISQRIRFKQELEERLILEIAKLQEATMLLRENIVDKQRVISSILKSRRFPEDDKAQLRMLLKDAGSLIDHTAFSFERLDFLQSTLMGLIDLDQNKIIKIFTVVTVIFSPPTLIASMYGMNFRFMPELTWEFGYPFCIFLMISSSLLTLVYFRRKKWL from the coding sequence TATGTGTAGACCTCGAATCACCATCTTTTGAAGAAAAAAGTATTGTAGAGGAATATTTTGATATCACATTTTTAAGTTGGCATAAAGCAGAAGAGATTGAGAGTAGTTCTCGATATTCTGAAAGTGGAGAAGTGGTTAGAGCAAACTCTAACTTTATGCGTGTGATCGATGGTAAGTTCGGTTATACCCCCGTCTCATTTATCCTCAAAGATAAGATACTATTTGCTTATCATTCGGAGAAAACCAATGGTTTTTATCAGGTATATGAGCGTTTGGTTGGTCAACCTTCAATGGATGCCACAGGTTGGTATGTCTTTTTAACTTTATTAGATGTTCGTATCGATTTTGATGCCGATCTAATTGAGTTTGTAGGGCGCGAAATTAATGCGATTAGCCAACGAATTCGTTTTAAGCAAGAGCTAGAGGAACGTCTTATTCTTGAGATTGCTAAATTGCAAGAAGCCACCATGTTATTGAGAGAGAATATTGTGGATAAGCAACGAGTAATCTCTTCAATTCTTAAGAGTCGTCGTTTTCCAGAAGATGATAAAGCACAGTTGCGAATGTTACTAAAAGATGCTGGGTCATTGATTGATCACACTGCTTTTAGTTTCGAACGCCTAGATTTTTTGCAAAGTACATTAATGGGGCTAATTGATCTAGATCAGAACAAGATTATTAAGATTTTTACTGTCGTAACCGTTATCTTTTCTCCTCCAACACTTATTGCAAGTATGTATGGAATGAATTTTAGGTTTATGCCAGAATTAACTTGGGAGTTTGGTTATCCATTTTGTATCTTTCTGATGATCTCCAGTTCACTATTGACACTGGTCTATTTTAGACGAAAGAAATGGTTATGA